The genome window AGATACTACGGCTTGCCCTATATAAAATTGGGTATTAAAAACCGATTGTCTACTATTAGTAGCAGATTTAATAGAAATTATTCTACTCGATAAAAAATATTCTACCAAAACATTATACCTTTACATCTGTAGACAATCAACACTATCGATCACCTTCTAGTATAATATTGGCGTGTACAAAGACTTTTCTTTTTATTTAATCCTACTCCGATCAATTTCTCTTCCAAAATAAATAATAGAAAAAGAGAAAATGCCCTAAAAGATATAGTATCTTTGTGGGCATACTCTACTAATAAAACTTTACTGGTTAACGACCATCTTTTTTTCGACAAATTGCTCCATTCGCGTTACTGCAGCTTCTAATTTTTCAAGTGACGTTGCATAAGATAGTCGGATGTAGCTATCTGCTCCAAATCCTGAACCTGGAACAACTGCTACTAATGCCTCTTCTAATAAAGCTGTTGAAAACTCATCTACAGACTTAAATCCAGTTAATTCTACTGCCTTTTGCACATTAGGGAAAAGATAAAATGCCCCTTTTGGTTTTAAACATGAAAATCCAGGAATATTATTTAATTTTTCATGAATAATATCTAAGCGCTTATTAAATGCTTGACGCATTTCTTCGACTGATTCTTGCGGGCCTGCATAAGCTTCTATCGTTGCATACTGAGATGGTGTCGTCGGGTTAGAAGTACTGTGGCTTGCTAGATTTGTCATCGCTGTAATAATTTCTTTAGAACCCGCTGCATAGCCAATTCTCCAGCCTGTCATAGAGTGAGATTTGGAAACCCCATTGATAATAATAGTGGCTTCCTTCAGTTCAGGGGATAGAGAAGCAATTGATACATGCTTGCTATCTCCATAAACTAATTTTTCATAAATTTCATCAGAGATAATTAAAATTTTATGTTCTAAACAAATCTCCCCAATTGCTTTTAACTCTTCTTCTGTATAGATCATTCCAGTTGGATTACTTGGCGAATTGATAATGATTGCTTTCGTTTTTGAAGTTATAGCCTCTTTTAATTGTTCTGGGGTAATCTTAAATTCATTCGATTCGTAACCTTCAATAAAAACAGGCTCTCCTTCTGCCAGTTTCACTTGTTCTGGATAACTAACCCAATAAGGAGTAGGAATAATAACTTCGTCCCCTTTGTCCAAAATTACTTGGAACAAAGTGTATAATCCATGTTTTGCTCCATTTGTGACGATAATCTGATTTGTTTCATAATCTAGTTTTTGGTCTCGCTTTAACTTTGCCGCAATTTCCTTTTTTAGTACTTGTAAGCCTG of Niallia circulans contains these proteins:
- a CDS encoding pyridoxal phosphate-dependent aminotransferase; amino-acid sequence: MKIQLAQRVNALTPSTTLAITAKAASLKADGHDVIGLGAGEPDFNTPQNIIDAAVRSMNEGHTKYTPASGLQVLKKEIAAKLKRDQKLDYETNQIIVTNGAKHGLYTLFQVILDKGDEVIIPTPYWVSYPEQVKLAEGEPVFIEGYESNEFKITPEQLKEAITSKTKAIIINSPSNPTGMIYTEEELKAIGEICLEHKILIISDEIYEKLVYGDSKHVSIASLSPELKEATIIINGVSKSHSMTGWRIGYAAGSKEIITAMTNLASHSTSNPTTPSQYATIEAYAGPQESVEEMRQAFNKRLDIIHEKLNNIPGFSCLKPKGAFYLFPNVQKAVELTGFKSVDEFSTALLEEALVAVVPGSGFGADSYIRLSYATSLEKLEAAVTRMEQFVEKKMVVNQ